A window from Schistosoma haematobium chromosome 1, whole genome shotgun sequence encodes these proteins:
- a CDS encoding hypothetical protein (EggNog:ENOG410W2Z6~COG:S), which yields MQRNKKQNNRGPLRAISIVLPNVNNITSTLPMKRTIITSTDCEDKPRLPVDHTLSTPLCRVATSRLSQTKTFENFTEILPMPLRSSSCRYDKENFSNQKSDIRHHFPIRNSINRLSYVETDNVKAPDNNVDSPLTTSCNMNTSLSSVDSIFSFGGATRKRQSSSGEIDTKAKQSRYTESQKSVKLRNDKDTICLTMGAEVKAHPRYNLRKNALDADINEDNVHNSKKHLAPICPVPMPSGFPLQLPIRYSSVSLPWEMKSDTRFTSSRTVETQTSPTRNNRKYYINPNDCLPVI from the exons ATGcaaagaaataaaaaacaaaataatcgtGGACCCTTAAGGGCAATTTCTATCGTTTTACCAAATGTTAACAATATTACTTCGACTTTACCAATGAAACGGACAATTATAACCAGTACAGATTGTGAAGATAAGCCACG TTTGCCAGTTGATCATACATTGTCTACACCATTGTGTCGTGTAGCCACTTCAAGACTGTCTCAAactaaaacatttgaaaattttactgaaatattaCCAATGCCTTTACGATCATCATCATGCCGTTATGATAAAGAAAATTTTAGTAATCAGAAATCTGACATACGTCATCATTTCCCTATTCGCAACAGTATCAACAGACTGTCATACGTAGAAACTGATAATGTGAAAGCACCTGATAATAATGTTGATTCTCCGCTTACTACATCGTGTAATATGAATACGAGTTTATCATCTGTGGATTCTATTTTTTCGTTTGGTGGTGCAACACGCAAACGTCAATCAAGCTCTGGTGAAATCGATACAAAAGCTAAGCAGTCACGTTATACTGAAAGCCAAAAGTCTGTGAAGCTGAGAAATGACAAGGATACAATTTGCTTGACAATGGGTGCTGAGGTCAAAGCTCATCCCAGGTACAATCTGAGAAAGAATGCACTTGATGCGGACATCAATGAAGATAATGTACACAATTCTAAGAAGCATTTGGCTCCTATTTGTCCTGTTCCCATGCCAAGCGGCTTCCCCCTTCAGCTTCCAATTCGTTACTCATCTGTTTCACTTCCTTGGGAAATGAAATCCGACACAAGGTTCACTTCATCAAGAACTGTGGAAACACAAACTTCACCTACTCGCAATAATCGTAAGTATTATATAAATCCTAACGATTGTTTGCCAGTCATATGA
- a CDS encoding hypothetical protein (EggNog:ENOG410W2Z6~COG:S) has translation MPLRSSSCRYDKENFSNQKSDIRHHFPIRNSINRLSYVETDNVKAPDNNVDSPLTTSCNMNTSLSSVDSIFSFGGATRKRQSSSGEIDTKAKQSRYTESQKSVKLRNDKDTICLTMGAEVKAHPRYNLRKNALDADINEDNVHNSKKHLAPICPVPMPSGFPLQLPIRYSSVSLPWEMKSDTRFTSSRTVETQTSPTRNNRKYYINPNDCLPVI, from the coding sequence ATGCCTTTACGATCATCATCATGCCGTTATGATAAAGAAAATTTTAGTAATCAGAAATCTGACATACGTCATCATTTCCCTATTCGCAACAGTATCAACAGACTGTCATACGTAGAAACTGATAATGTGAAAGCACCTGATAATAATGTTGATTCTCCGCTTACTACATCGTGTAATATGAATACGAGTTTATCATCTGTGGATTCTATTTTTTCGTTTGGTGGTGCAACACGCAAACGTCAATCAAGCTCTGGTGAAATCGATACAAAAGCTAAGCAGTCACGTTATACTGAAAGCCAAAAGTCTGTGAAGCTGAGAAATGACAAGGATACAATTTGCTTGACAATGGGTGCTGAGGTCAAAGCTCATCCCAGGTACAATCTGAGAAAGAATGCACTTGATGCGGACATCAATGAAGATAATGTACACAATTCTAAGAAGCATTTGGCTCCTATTTGTCCTGTTCCCATGCCAAGCGGCTTCCCCCTTCAGCTTCCAATTCGTTACTCATCTGTTTCACTTCCTTGGGAAATGAAATCCGACACAAGGTTCACTTCATCAAGAACTGTGGAAACACAAACTTCACCTACTCGCAATAATCGTAAGTATTATATAAATCCTAACGATTGTTTGCCAGTCATATGA